In Scatophagus argus isolate fScaArg1 chromosome 5, fScaArg1.pri, whole genome shotgun sequence, a genomic segment contains:
- the LOC124059960 gene encoding toll/interleukin-1 receptor domain-containing adapter protein: MYWGEKSFIYSKDFGKPLNKHEDVTNMYVWFQKLLKSRASLPAQHEQEAKVTKKSSVNNVPTTSTSSFCSSSSSSSSSLPGTSPSKPLQSQSALSSLLRWRRKYDVFVCHSSVHSDSEEAGRLVAFLEASPRSLRCFLPQRDDCPGGAVSTELCQAVQNSHMWALLITPNFLQEDWCQYMMHQALAEAPMSSRIIPLVLNLPHSRYPKELKFYIYIDLSRNPNQGYTLLSKTVLKYLEDLVKKEKTLDCNVDSSSDGLSEEDTLQKNKLMACTYDPEGTWK, from the exons ATGTATTGGGGAGAGAAATCCTTTATTTACTCCAAGGATTTTGGCAAGCCGTTGAACAAACATGAGGATGTTACCAACATGTATG TTTGGTTCCAGAAACTCCTGAAATCAAGAGCATCTTTACCAGCACAACATGAACAAGAAGCAAAAGTCACGAAAAAGTCTTCTGTCAACAATGTACCAACTACATCTACATCGTCGTtctgttcatcatcatcatcgtcctcATCATCATTACCAGGGACATCCCCTTCTAAACCACTGCAGTCACAAAGTGCTCTGAGCTCACTGTTGCGATGGAGGAGAAAgtatgatgtgtttgtgtgtcacagctcTGTGCACAGTGATAGCGAAGAGGCTGGACGTCTGGTCGCTTTTCTAGAGGCTTCACCGCGTAGCCTTCGGTGCTTTCTACCGCAGAGGGACGACTGTCCAGGGGGTGCAGTTTCCACAGAGTTATGCCAGGCTGTGCAGAACAGCCACATGTGGGCTCTGCTTATCACTCCCAACTTCCTACAGGAGGACTGGTGCCAGTACATGATGCACCAGGCTCTGGCAGAAGCACCTATGTCCAGTCGGATTATTCCCCTTGTTCTGAATCTGCCCCACTCTCGGTATCCTAAGGAACTGAAGTTCTACATCTACATTGACCTGAGCCGTAACCCTAACCAAGGTTATACTCTCCTCAGCAAGACTGTGCTCAAGT aCCTGGAAGATCTTGTTAAAAAGGAGAAGACACTTGACTGTAACGTGGACAGCTCTAGCGACGGATTAAGTGAAGAAGACACCTTACAAAAGAACAAGCTGATGGCTTGCACATATGACCCTGAAGGGACGTGGAAGTAA